One genomic window of Fusarium fujikuroi IMI 58289 draft genome, chromosome FFUJ_chr01 includes the following:
- a CDS encoding related to formate dehydrogenase: MAPTKVAILDDYQGVADPFFKKLDPSKYEVVSIKDTLLPYNHQDSSQSNKDALVERFKPFDVICTMRERTPFPRELIEQLPSLKLLLTTAFRNRSLDLDALKERGIPVAGTVDKPRSGKPVLAGTGSTTQHCVTLILSLARGIARDDAAVKEGLWQTGLATDLSGKTLGVLGLGRLGSAVARILNVALGMKIIAWSSNLTQEAADEKAREAGLPVEDGEGEKTFKVVSRDEFFRTADVVSVHLVLSDRTRGIVNKEDLAKMKPTALFVNTSRGPLVVERDLLDHLKAGRIRGAAVDVFEPEPLPADSEWRNKNWGRDGSSQVLVTPHMGYCEEDTIKSWYEQQVENIERWAANEPLHNVFT, encoded by the exons ATGGCTCCAACCAAAGTGGCAATTCTGGACGACTACCAAGGGGTTGCTGACCCCTTCTTCAAGAAACTAGACCCATCCAAGTATGAAGTCGTGTCTATCAAGGATACGTTGCTGCCTTACAACCACCAAGACAGCTCACAATCGAACAAGGATGCTCTAGTTGAGAGATTCAAGCCCTTCGATGTTATCT GCACGATGAGGGAGCGCACACCCTTCCCTCGAGAGTTGATTGAGCAACTCCCTTCtctgaagcttcttctcaccaCAGCATTTCGCAACAGATCCCTGGACCTAGATGCCCTCAAAGAACGAGGGATCCCAGTTGCCGGAACAGTTGATAAGCCCCGTAGCGGCAAGCCAGTGCTCGCTGGCACGGGCAGCACCACTCAACACTGCGTCACGCTCATCCTCTCGCTCGCTCGAGGCATCGCCAGGGATGACGccgctgtcaaggagggACTGTGGCAAACAGGTCTCGCGACTGATCTCTCAGGAAAAACTTTGGGTGTCCTCGGCCTCGGGAGATTGGGAAGCGCAGTCGCGAGGATTCTCAACGTCGCATTGGGTATGAAGATTATCGCGTGGAGCAGCAATCTCACACAGGAGGCGGCAGACGAGAAGGCCAGGGAAGCTGGTCTTCCTGTTGAGGATGGGGAGGGTGAGAAGACGTTCAAAGTGGTAAGCCGAGATGAGTTCTTCAGAACTGCCGACGTGGTGTCTGTCCACCTTGTCCTGTCTGATAGGACACGCGGCATAGTCAACAAAGAGGACTTGGCAAAGATGAAGCCGACAGCCTTGTTTGTCAATACCTCTCGCGGACCCCTCGTCGTGGAGAGAGATCTTCTCGATCACCTCAAGGCTGGCCGTATTAGGGGTGCAGCTGTCGATGTCTTTGAGCCGGAACCTCTCCCGGCCGACAGTGAGTGGCGCAACAAGAACTGGGGTCGCGATGGATCAAGTCAAGTTCTGGTCACCCCTCACATGGGCTATTGCGAGGAGGACACCATCAAGTCGTGGTATGAGCAGCAGGTTGAGAACATTGAGCGATGGGCTGCCAACGAGCCGTTACACAACGTATTCACCTAG